In Nicotiana tabacum cultivar K326 chromosome 2, ASM71507v2, whole genome shotgun sequence, the following proteins share a genomic window:
- the LOC107816448 gene encoding large ribosomal subunit protein uL2 (The RefSeq protein has 7 substitutions compared to this genomic sequence), whose protein sequence is MGRLIRAQRKGAGSVFKSHTHHRKGPARFRSLDFGERNGYLKGVITEVIHDPGRGAPLARVTFRYPFRYNHQKELFVAAEGMYTGQFVYCGKKATLMVGNVLPLRSIPEGAVVCNVEHKVGDRGVFARCSGAYAIVISHNPDNGTTRIKLPSGSKKIVPSGCRRMIGQVAGGGRTEKPMLKAGNAYHKYRVKRNCWPKVRGVAMNPVEHPHGGGNHQHIGHASTVARDAPPGQKVGLIAGRRTGRLRGQAAATAAKADKA, encoded by the exons ATGGGTCGTGTGATCAGAGCACAACGTAAGGGAGCAGGTTCAGTCTTCAAGTCCCATACCCACCACCGTAAAGGCCCTGCCCGTTTCCGTTCCCTCGACTTCGGCGAACGGAACGGTTACCTCAAGGGTGTCATAACGGAGGTTATTCATGACCCAGGTAGGGGTGCTCCGTTGGCACGTGTCACTTTCCGTCACCCGTTCCGTTACAAGCACCAGAAGGAACTGTTCGTGGCTGCTGAGGGTATGTACACTGGCCAGTTCGTTTACTGTGGGAAGAAGGCTACTCTCATGGTTGGGAATGTGCTCCCACTCAGATCTATCCCTGAAGGAGCTGTCGTTTGCAATGTGGAACACAAAGTTGGTGACCGTGGTGTTTTTGCCAGGTGCTCTGGTGATTATGCTATTGTCATTAGTCACAACCCCGATAACGGAACCACCAG GATTAAGCTGCCTTCAGGATCCAAGAAGATTGTGCCCAGTGGGTGTCGTGCTATGATTGGTCAAGTTGCTGGAGGAGGACGTACTGAGAAACCAATGCTTAAGGCCGGTAACGCATACCACAAGTACCGGGTAAAGAGGAACTGCTGGCCCAAGGTTCGTGGTGTTGCCATGAACCCTGTGGAGCATCCTCATGGTGGTGGTAACCATCAACATATTGGTCATGCTAGTACTGTCCGTCGTGATGCACCACCTGGTCAAAAGGTCGGTCTTATTGCTGCAAGGAGGACTGGTCGTCTTCGTGGTCAAGCTGCTGCTACAGCTGCCAAGGCTGACAAAGCTTAA